In Blautia wexlerae DSM 19850, a single window of DNA contains:
- a CDS encoding VaFE repeat-containing surface-anchored protein gives MLKPAKQPHIRLTALFLCVTMFLSTLFFNAHTAYAADGTIDYKAGAKIPYGDYYTSRMSFDGNNTAYCVEPLKKTPASGQYPYNLLGKDSPLRKALYYVNGGYGYEKLIKDQYFQGWSDDNSYVIGHLVVSYIHAGNNGDTGAFHGAPQNYIDKALEVANAIEGLPAPPESFRAFIVPGNASQTFAGSWYQVPNGFIELQKSSANTDISDKNGNYSLEGAKYGIYKGEELVETLVTDKKGYAKSKELAEGSYTVKEISAPEGFAIDTSAHNVTVKAEGTSTVKVKDIPQNNPVKLLLKKLDADTQQNSAQGTGSLANAEFTIKFYTEQSATDPGANGKKPVRTWILKTDASGEIHFTKDYLVSGDEFFYASDGKTVCFPLGTVTVQETKAPAGYLPNESVFVQQITSTGTEETISIYNASSVEEQVFRGGVKIQKRDLETQGTQAQGTASLADAEFTITTLNKQPVWVGGKLYENGQAVLTIKSDTHGIAASAADALPLGHYRIEETKAPSGYLTDGAKALEFDITQNGEIVDLTTEETSVSNQIIRGGVKIQKRDLETGEAKPQGNASLKDAEFTITNLGPNPVLVDGTLYEKDQVVLTLKTDEKGLASTKKDTLPYGHYRVDETKAPEGYLNEGKLSQEFHITENGKILDLTAKETAISNQVIRGDLEFVKVSDGDLNRLANVPFSITSKTTGESHTIVTDKNGYASTSSEWNKHTTNTNRGETSEDGIWFGASKPDDAKGALIYDTYILEEQRCDSNEGMNLLKIEVSVYKNHVVVDMGTLTDDQITIGTTALDKDSNSHFAKPEEKITLVDTVEYEGLKKGQSYKLIGTLMDQESGKPIEIDGKPVTAETTFKPKKSSGSAKVTFTFNASSLKGKTIVVFEELYQEDLKLAVHADITDQDQTIYFPEIGTTAKDKETDMNLSQADKEVTLVDTVAYKNLLPGEEYVMTGTLMDKETGKPVEIDKKEVTAETTFTPKESSGTVDVIFSFDGTSLAGKTVVVFESATYDGKEFATHADLEDNGQTIYFPEIATTAKDKADGDHFTKTDKEITIVDTVKYSNLIPGKEYALTGTLMDKETKEPLQADGKPITATTTFTPEDASGSIELTFTFDGSILSGKTIVVFESLTYQEKEIAVHADIEDHEQSIYFPGIGTTAKDKADGDQEAVATKEVTIIDTVSYQNLIPDTPYKLVGTLMDKTTQKEVLIDGKPVTSETEFTPKDSNGSVEVIFTFDGSTLAGHDVVVFEKLFSLEGETALEIASHEDLDDKGQTIKLTEAPKDTPEPSKPVKTGDETTVLPYLLLAGAALLFAAGFGILYIRKRKKDK, from the coding sequence ATGTTAAAACCAGCAAAACAACCTCATATCCGGCTAACCGCCCTTTTTCTTTGTGTCACGATGTTTCTTAGCACACTCTTTTTCAATGCCCATACCGCTTATGCTGCAGATGGAACCATTGATTATAAGGCAGGAGCCAAAATTCCATACGGGGACTATTATACTTCCCGCATGAGTTTTGATGGTAATAATACAGCTTATTGCGTTGAACCATTAAAGAAAACACCTGCTTCCGGACAATATCCTTATAATCTTTTAGGAAAGGATTCCCCGCTTAGAAAAGCACTCTACTATGTCAATGGTGGATACGGCTACGAAAAGCTCATAAAAGATCAATATTTCCAAGGATGGTCCGATGACAACTCTTATGTCATTGGTCATCTGGTCGTTTCCTATATCCACGCTGGAAATAACGGGGACACCGGTGCCTTCCATGGCGCACCTCAAAATTATATTGACAAAGCATTGGAAGTTGCCAACGCCATTGAAGGGCTTCCTGCCCCACCAGAATCCTTCCGTGCTTTTATCGTTCCTGGCAATGCTTCCCAAACTTTTGCAGGAAGCTGGTATCAGGTTCCAAACGGCTTTATCGAACTGCAGAAATCCTCTGCCAATACCGATATTTCCGATAAAAATGGCAATTACTCTTTAGAAGGAGCCAAATACGGAATCTACAAAGGGGAAGAACTGGTAGAAACTCTTGTTACCGATAAAAAAGGATATGCAAAATCCAAAGAACTGGCTGAAGGAAGTTACACCGTCAAAGAAATCAGTGCCCCAGAAGGATTTGCTATAGATACTTCCGCCCATAATGTTACGGTAAAAGCAGAAGGAACATCTACCGTAAAAGTAAAGGATATTCCTCAAAATAATCCCGTAAAACTGCTCCTTAAAAAGCTGGATGCTGACACACAGCAAAATTCTGCACAGGGAACCGGCTCTCTCGCCAATGCCGAATTTACAATAAAATTCTATACAGAGCAGTCAGCTACCGATCCCGGAGCAAATGGTAAGAAACCGGTTCGCACCTGGATATTGAAAACAGATGCCTCTGGAGAAATCCATTTTACAAAAGATTATTTGGTATCCGGGGATGAATTTTTCTATGCCAGTGATGGAAAGACCGTCTGCTTCCCACTGGGTACAGTAACCGTACAGGAAACCAAAGCCCCTGCCGGCTATCTTCCAAACGAATCTGTTTTCGTGCAGCAAATCACCAGTACCGGTACGGAAGAAACTATCTCTATTTATAACGCTTCTTCTGTCGAAGAACAGGTCTTCCGAGGCGGCGTCAAAATTCAGAAGCGGGATCTGGAAACTCAGGGAACACAAGCACAAGGAACCGCATCTCTTGCAGATGCCGAATTTACCATTACCACTCTGAACAAACAGCCAGTATGGGTAGGTGGAAAGCTCTATGAAAATGGTCAGGCAGTGCTTACAATCAAATCGGATACACATGGTATTGCTGCAAGTGCCGCTGATGCCCTGCCCCTTGGACATTACCGGATAGAAGAAACCAAAGCGCCTTCCGGATACCTAACCGATGGTGCAAAGGCTCTTGAATTTGACATCACCCAAAATGGAGAAATCGTAGATTTAACAACAGAAGAGACTTCTGTTTCTAACCAGATTATCCGTGGCGGTGTCAAAATCCAAAAACGGGATCTGGAAACAGGAGAAGCCAAACCACAGGGAAATGCTTCTTTAAAGGATGCAGAATTTACAATCACCAATCTTGGTCCAAATCCTGTTCTTGTGGATGGAACCCTTTACGAAAAAGATCAAGTAGTTCTCACTTTGAAGACAGATGAAAAGGGGCTTGCTTCCACCAAAAAAGATACGCTCCCTTATGGTCATTACCGGGTTGATGAGACAAAAGCACCGGAAGGTTATTTGAACGAGGGCAAACTCTCTCAGGAGTTTCATATCACAGAAAATGGGAAAATTTTGGATTTAACTGCAAAAGAAACAGCGATTTCCAATCAGGTAATCCGTGGCGATTTAGAATTCGTAAAGGTCTCTGACGGAGATTTAAACCGGCTGGCAAATGTCCCATTTTCCATTACCTCCAAAACTACAGGAGAAAGTCATACCATTGTAACAGACAAAAATGGCTATGCCAGTACTTCCTCAGAATGGAATAAGCACACTACAAATACCAATCGTGGGGAAACTTCTGAAGACGGAATCTGGTTTGGCGCTTCTAAACCTGATGATGCCAAAGGAGCCCTGATTTATGATACCTATATTTTGGAAGAACAACGCTGCGATTCCAATGAAGGTATGAACCTCTTAAAAATTGAGGTCTCTGTATACAAAAATCACGTAGTCGTGGATATGGGAACTTTAACGGATGATCAGATTACCATTGGAACTACTGCCCTTGACAAAGACAGCAACTCCCACTTTGCCAAACCAGAAGAAAAAATCACTCTGGTTGATACCGTAGAATACGAAGGCTTAAAGAAGGGACAGTCTTATAAGCTCATCGGTACACTGATGGATCAGGAATCCGGAAAGCCAATTGAAATAGATGGAAAACCTGTCACAGCAGAAACCACCTTCAAACCAAAAAAATCTTCTGGTTCTGCAAAAGTGACCTTTACGTTCAATGCCTCTTCTCTGAAGGGCAAAACAATCGTAGTATTTGAGGAACTGTACCAGGAGGATTTAAAACTGGCTGTTCATGCGGACATTACAGATCAGGATCAGACTATCTATTTCCCAGAAATCGGGACCACTGCAAAAGATAAGGAAACAGATATGAATCTTTCCCAAGCAGATAAAGAAGTTACCCTTGTAGATACGGTAGCTTACAAAAATCTTCTGCCCGGCGAAGAATATGTTATGACTGGAACCCTTATGGATAAAGAAACCGGAAAACCTGTCGAAATAGATAAGAAAGAGGTTACTGCCGAAACCACATTTACTCCTAAAGAATCCTCTGGAACGGTAGATGTGATTTTTTCTTTTGATGGGACCTCCCTTGCCGGAAAAACCGTAGTTGTTTTTGAATCTGCTACTTATGACGGCAAAGAATTTGCAACACACGCAGATCTTGAAGATAATGGGCAGACCATCTACTTCCCAGAAATCGCTACTACTGCAAAAGATAAAGCAGACGGAGATCATTTTACCAAAACCGATAAAGAGATTACCATCGTTGACACGGTTAAATATAGTAACCTAATTCCAGGAAAAGAGTATGCACTTACCGGTACCTTGATGGACAAAGAGACAAAAGAGCCTCTTCAGGCAGATGGTAAACCGATTACTGCCACTACGACCTTTACTCCTGAAGATGCCTCTGGCAGTATTGAACTTACCTTTACATTTGATGGCAGCATCCTGTCCGGCAAAACAATTGTTGTCTTTGAGTCTTTAACGTATCAGGAAAAAGAGATTGCTGTTCACGCCGATATAGAAGACCATGAACAGTCTATCTACTTCCCAGGAATTGGAACTACTGCGAAGGACAAAGCGGATGGGGATCAGGAAGCCGTTGCTACGAAAGAAGTAACCATCATTGACACCGTATCCTACCAAAATCTGATTCCGGATACTCCATACAAACTGGTCGGCACACTGATGGACAAAACAACCCAAAAGGAAGTTCTGATTGATGGAAAACCTGTCACGTCAGAAACAGAATTTACACCAAAGGATTCCAATGGTTCTGTCGAAGTCATCTTCACTTTTGATGGAAGCACATTGGCTGGACATGATGTAGTCGTTTTTGAAAAACTTTTTTCCCTTGAAGGAGAAACAGCACTTGAAATTGCTTCCCATGAGGATCTGGACGATAAAGGACAAACGATAAAACTTACGGAAGCTCCAAAAGACACACCTGAACCTTCCAAACCAGTCAAGACCGGAGATGAAACAACCGTTCTTCCTTATCTTTTACTGGCAGGTGCCGCACTCCTCTTTGCTGCAGGATTTGGTATCTTATATATCCGTAAGCGGAAAAAAGATAAGTAA
- a CDS encoding zinc-finger-containing protein → MKQKQIRCPYCGSIAILRDASYVYGNKAKDGKLYVCSHFPQCNSYVGVHPGTTNAKGKLANKELRQKRIQAHRVFDQIWLNHIFTKSEAYRWIADKFCLTAKEAHIGEFSTYMCDQLILESMKILENNHIPLRAIG, encoded by the coding sequence ATGAAACAGAAACAAATCCGCTGCCCATACTGCGGCAGCATCGCAATTTTAAGGGATGCGTCCTATGTATATGGAAATAAAGCGAAAGATGGAAAACTCTATGTGTGCAGTCACTTCCCACAGTGTAATTCTTATGTAGGAGTTCATCCTGGCACTACCAATGCCAAAGGAAAACTGGCAAACAAAGAGCTTCGGCAAAAAAGGATCCAAGCACACCGGGTATTTGACCAGATATGGCTAAACCACATCTTTACGAAATCGGAGGCTTACCGCTGGATTGCTGATAAATTCTGTCTGACTGCCAAGGAAGCACACATCGGAGAATTTAGCACTTATATGTGTGATCAACTAATTCTGGAATCCATGAAGATTCTGGAGAATAACCATATCCCTCTCAGGGCCATTGGTTGA
- a CDS encoding sigma-70 family RNA polymerase sigma factor, whose protein sequence is MIIPMTDDERRLTEEYLYLVPEMVKKLTSRCAYVSYDEQQDLLQAGNLALCKAAMNYDNTRPFAVYAKVAIRNAIYSYWRKLQKERKYTCSMYASSEFDMEPLLVDQKTELWQEQCMNQEPIYKHLQSLEARSCNTLRKGIHALLLQQKGYTNQEISKHYGVPMNHVRAWQSKARKYLQQDTKLYTLLS, encoded by the coding sequence ATGATCATCCCGATGACAGATGATGAACGCCGATTGACAGAGGAGTACTTATATTTGGTACCTGAAATGGTAAAAAAATTGACTTCCCGTTGTGCTTATGTCTCATACGATGAGCAGCAAGACCTTCTGCAAGCCGGAAACTTAGCTTTATGCAAAGCCGCCATGAACTATGACAACACCCGTCCCTTTGCAGTTTACGCCAAAGTTGCCATACGAAATGCCATTTACAGTTATTGGAGAAAACTGCAAAAAGAACGAAAATACACCTGTTCCATGTATGCATCTTCCGAATTTGACATGGAACCCCTGCTTGTAGACCAAAAAACCGAACTATGGCAGGAACAATGTATGAACCAGGAACCCATTTATAAGCACCTGCAGTCCTTAGAAGCGAGAAGCTGCAATACACTAAGAAAAGGAATACATGCCCTGCTCCTGCAGCAAAAAGGATATACCAACCAAGAAATTTCCAAACATTATGGTGTCCCAATGAATCATGTCCGGGCATGGCAAAGCAAAGCCCGGAAATACTTACAGCAGGATACCAAATTATATACTCTTTTATCTTGA
- a CDS encoding ATP-binding protein produces the protein MNNTEEQHPVFIPRNFIEKGTFIGGMFKIRNAIEGGILAILITIPVINLPLTLTVRIIILCMTALPAAMISLIGIGGESITAFLMNALRFLKNRRVIYRMDVHPEPKKKYRIKKPRNKEPKTKKRKRHPKQPAESSSEENCSQMSSEEETKESSAIKKKERRQFDTSTKRGIRKQAREDIRILKFESRQLKKEQNAARKSAKRQAKLEKQQIKQQLLEERKKERTANKASNQSSAASGKSKKKKRKEITLEDYLPIDKIANGVIYTTDHRYVKILEIEPINFLLRSAREQQGIIFSFISYLKISPVKLQIKMISKKADINKHLEQSRLEMERESDPNCRQLQKDYIQFVRQLSSREAVSRRFFLIFEYEPFNVNRKVEEKEILAALETAAQTAKTFLYQCGNDVLVHDNEDEFTTDVLYTLLNRTKCTETPLPKRINQVLTRYMESGREQEVDNIHINEFIAPESLDFKHSNYVLVNGIYHSYLLVPCDGYKAKVMPGWLSLLINAGEGIDIDFFLHKQPKDKIQQRLGQQIRINRSKIKDASDTNADFDDLDSAIRSGYFLKQGLANNEDFYYMNLLITITAGDLEELQWRIQEMKKLLISQDMDLRSCYFLQEQGFLSSLPLVNLDKKLYELSKRNVLTTGAASCYPFVSYSICDDNGILFGVNKHNNSLVIADIFDSKQYKNSNIAILGTSGSGKTFTMQTMALRMRRKGIQVFIIAPLKGHEFYRAARNVGGTFIQISPASQNCINVMEIRKVDNSVNELLDGPTLDASALASKIQRLHVFFSLLIPDMSHEEKQLLDEALIKTYARKGITHKNESLIDPKHPDHYKAMPILGDVYDVLMETEDTKRLAHILNRLVHGSASSFNQQTNVDLTNKYTVLDISELTGSSDLLTVGMFVALDYVWDKAKENRTEEKAIFVDEVWQLIGASSNRLAAEFVLEIAKIIRAYSGAGIFATQDLNDFFALDDGKYGKGIINNCKTKIILNMEDEEAQRVKTILRLSETEVMNITHFQRGNGLISTNNNNITVEFKASNLEKELITTDRQELLEILKRQDKKVG, from the coding sequence TCTAATTGGAATCGGTGGGGAAAGCATTACTGCGTTTTTAATGAACGCTCTGCGTTTTCTGAAAAACCGCCGGGTTATTTACCGTATGGATGTACATCCGGAGCCGAAAAAAAAGTACCGGATAAAAAAGCCCCGCAACAAAGAACCAAAAACCAAGAAACGCAAACGGCATCCAAAACAACCTGCAGAATCTTCTTCTGAAGAGAACTGCTCACAGATGTCTTCCGAAGAGGAGACAAAAGAATCCTCTGCTATTAAAAAAAAAGAACGTCGGCAGTTTGATACTTCTACAAAACGTGGAATACGCAAACAGGCTCGTGAAGACATCCGGATTCTTAAATTTGAGTCCCGACAATTAAAAAAAGAACAAAACGCTGCACGTAAAAGTGCGAAAAGGCAGGCAAAACTTGAAAAACAACAGATAAAGCAGCAACTTTTGGAGGAACGAAAAAAAGAAAGAACTGCGAATAAAGCTTCCAACCAGTCATCTGCTGCTTCCGGGAAAAGCAAAAAGAAAAAACGAAAAGAAATCACCTTGGAAGATTATCTTCCTATTGATAAGATTGCCAATGGTGTTATCTACACGACAGACCATCGTTATGTAAAAATCCTGGAGATTGAACCGATCAATTTCCTCTTACGCAGTGCTAGGGAACAACAGGGGATCATTTTCAGCTTCATCTCCTACCTAAAAATCAGCCCTGTGAAACTGCAGATTAAGATGATCTCCAAAAAAGCGGATATCAACAAACATCTGGAACAGTCCCGTTTGGAAATGGAACGGGAATCAGATCCTAACTGCCGGCAGTTACAAAAAGACTATATCCAATTTGTCCGGCAGTTAAGTTCCAGAGAAGCGGTTTCCAGACGTTTTTTCCTAATCTTTGAATACGAACCTTTCAATGTGAATCGGAAGGTGGAGGAAAAGGAAATCCTGGCAGCTTTGGAAACTGCTGCACAGACCGCAAAAACCTTTCTATATCAATGCGGCAACGATGTGCTGGTTCATGACAATGAAGATGAGTTTACAACCGATGTACTCTACACTTTACTGAACCGTACCAAATGTACCGAAACCCCTTTGCCAAAACGGATTAACCAGGTACTGACCCGCTATATGGAATCTGGTCGTGAGCAGGAAGTGGATAACATCCATATCAATGAATTCATTGCACCAGAGTCTTTGGACTTTAAGCACAGTAACTATGTGCTGGTAAATGGCATCTACCATTCTTACCTGCTGGTGCCGTGCGATGGTTACAAAGCAAAAGTAATGCCAGGCTGGCTGTCCCTGCTTATCAATGCTGGCGAAGGAATTGACATTGACTTTTTTCTGCATAAACAGCCCAAAGATAAGATCCAGCAACGTCTTGGACAGCAAATCCGGATCAACCGTTCAAAGATCAAAGATGCCTCTGATACCAATGCGGATTTTGATGATCTGGATTCTGCCATCCGTTCCGGCTATTTCCTCAAACAGGGACTTGCTAATAATGAAGATTTCTATTACATGAATCTTTTGATTACGATTACGGCAGGTGATCTGGAAGAACTGCAATGGCGGATTCAGGAGATGAAAAAACTTCTCATCTCACAGGATATGGATCTGCGGTCTTGTTACTTCCTGCAAGAACAGGGATTTTTATCTTCCCTTCCTCTTGTAAACCTGGATAAGAAGCTCTATGAACTCTCAAAACGAAATGTCTTAACCACCGGAGCTGCCAGTTGCTATCCTTTCGTCAGCTACAGCATTTGCGATGACAACGGCATCCTATTTGGAGTAAATAAGCATAACAACTCTTTAGTGATTGCTGATATTTTTGACTCCAAACAATATAAAAACTCCAATATTGCGATTCTTGGCACTTCTGGATCCGGAAAAACCTTTACCATGCAGACTATGGCACTTCGTATGCGGCGTAAAGGAATCCAGGTATTTATCATCGCACCGTTAAAAGGTCATGAGTTTTATCGGGCTGCCAGAAATGTAGGAGGAACCTTTATCCAGATTTCTCCTGCCAGCCAAAACTGCATCAATGTCATGGAAATCCGAAAAGTAGATAACTCTGTCAATGAGCTGCTGGACGGTCCAACTTTAGACGCATCTGCCTTAGCCAGTAAGATTCAACGTCTGCACGTTTTCTTTTCTCTGCTCATTCCAGATATGAGCCATGAGGAAAAACAGCTTTTGGACGAAGCACTGATTAAAACCTATGCAAGAAAGGGAATCACCCATAAGAATGAATCCCTCATTGATCCCAAACACCCGGATCATTATAAAGCGATGCCAATTCTTGGAGATGTATATGATGTTTTGATGGAAACTGAAGATACCAAACGACTGGCTCACATCCTGAACCGTCTTGTCCATGGCTCTGCTTCCTCTTTTAACCAGCAGACCAATGTAGATCTGACCAATAAATATACCGTTTTGGACATTTCAGAGCTGACTGGTTCCAGTGATCTCTTAACGGTAGGGATGTTTGTTGCTCTGGACTATGTATGGGATAAAGCCAAAGAAAATCGTACCGAAGAAAAAGCCATTTTCGTAGATGAAGTATGGCAGCTCATCGGTGCCTCCAGTAACCGTCTGGCCGCTGAATTCGTTTTGGAGATCGCCAAGATCATCCGGGCATACTCTGGTGCCGGTATTTTTGCAACCCAGGACCTCAACGACTTTTTTGCTCTTGATGACGGAAAATATGGAAAAGGCATTATCAATAACTGTAAAACCAAAATTATTCTTAACATGGAAGATGAAGAGGCACAACGTGTAAAAACCATTCTTCGTCTTTCCGAAACCGAAGTTATGAATATCACCCATTTCCAACGTGGAAACGGACTGATTTCAACAAACAACAATAATATCACTGTGGAATTTAAAGCTTCCAACCTGGAAAAAGAATTAATTACCACAGACCGACAGGAACTCCTGGAAATCTTGAAACGCCAGGATAAAAAAGTCGGTTAA